In uncultured Desulfuromonas sp., the genomic stretch ACCCAGTATTACAACAGAACTTACCGTTGTGACATCCGGAAACGGCTGAGCGGCAAAAGCCTGAACCAGTTGGGCATCATGCCGTAAAGCGGCAATGCCGGATGGTACGCGTGGGTCGTTTTGAACAATGACCACCATATCCCCCTCCCTTGTCCGTTCTGCGCAACGCAGAAAGATCAGGCGGACGAAACCTTTAACTGATCGAGATCAAGGTCTTGTCCAATAATGCCAGCGGCATCCGCACGACATTGCTTACAGTGACGCGCCTGAGACAGAATCTGCTCCGCCTGACTGCGAATAAAATCAATTTCATCTTTTGAAGGCTGCTCCATCCCGGCAAATTTGCCTAATGGAATCAGCGGAATAATATTCATCATCGTCGCGCCAAGCTTGCGTGCGGTCACCGCAAGATCCAACGTCTCATGATCGTTGATGCCCGGCATATACACATGATTGATCTTGACCAACATGCCAGCCTTAGCGGCCAACTCAACACCTTCGAGCTGCTTGTCCAGCAAGAAGCCGGCAGCAGCTTCACCTTGTAACTTCTTACCTTGATAATGGATCCACTCATAAACCTGAGCACCACTTTGCGCTGACAATGCATTCATGGTCACCGTTAGGCTATGAATTCCCAGATCTTTAATGCGCTCCATATTCTCAGGAAGCATCAGACCATTGGTGGAAAGGCACAGGGTCAATTCCGGATGAGCCGCACGCACCAGGTCAAAGGTCTTGAATGTATTCTCGTTAGCCAGCGGATCACCAGGACCAGCGATACCCACCACTTTCATCTTCGGACCGGCTACGGGGTGGCGCAATACCAGTTCAAGACGCTCCAGAGCCTGCTCAGGAGTTAGAACTCGGCTGGTGACACCAGGACGACTTTCATTGACACAATCGAACTTGCGCTCACAAAAGCCACATTTGATATTACAACCGGGAGCCACCGGCAGGTGGATCCGAGCACTGTTTTTATGATCTCCACCAAAACAGGGGTGCTGCGATTTCTTCTTCATCATCTGACAGGGGGTTGCCATATTATCTTCTCCTTAAACCAAAACGAAAAAAGACGCCGACGAATATTTCGCCAAGCGTCTTTGCTACGTCCCGGTGGACAAAAAATCTGGACATCTTTGTCAACTGAGAGATAAAGGCACAACATTGTACCGGCCAGCTATTGGCCTTATCCTTCAAACGAAGGTTTTATTCACTGTGTCGATCTATAAAGCATTTAACATGCCAAAAGCGTAAATACGCAGCATACGGCGTTCTCTCTGTAGATTCGGGGTTTTGCCCGAAGTCTTTCTCGACGAAATTGCCTAAGTGGTGGGCAAAACTTGTGCATCAGAGAAAACTTTTTAAGCATCACATATCAGATCACCCACAAAAAGAGGGGAAAGCAACTCAATGCCTTCCCCCTTTTTTAGCAGGATGTTGAAAAAGTCTCGTCCGGGGATTTTCCAACGACGCAAGCCGAAAATGCGATTTCCGTCTTGCTCACAAAATCAAGTGCTTGAAAACCTGTCCTTGATTTTGATCGCCCGTCCATAGGCTCCACAGGCTGTTTTTCAACAGCCTGTTAGATCATCCAGAACAAAACAAACACCGTCTGGATGGTGTTAACAAGAGATTGAAAAGTTCTTTCAGCAACTTATCAGGATAATTTTTTCAGCTTTTTTTTCAGTTTTTTCAATTTACCTTCCTGCTTGGCGACTTTTGCTTTTCTGGCTTTCATCTCTTTTTTCAGTGCCTTGACTTTTTTCGATGCTTTCGCCATGGTTCTCTCCTTTGAAAGAATGATGTTATGATGAGGCGCACCCATCTGCCAACAAAATGCATATCATTTGATATGCATTGTATATACATAACTGATCCGTTGGTAAAAGTCAAATCACCCTATCTGGAGTTACTGCTGTGCCCGAAAATGAAACAGACCTCAAACAATGGGAACAACTGTGCCAGCAATGCGGCTTATATTGCTTTGAAAAGACTCGCTTACCAAACGGTCGCATCATGACAACACGCATCCCCTGCCGCTTTCTCGATCTGCATACGCGTCAATGTCGCGTTTATGAACACAGATTTGAGGTGGGTGAAGAGTGCCAGAAATTGACACCGCAATTGGTTGCTGACGTGGACTGGTTACCGGAGGAATGCGCCTATGTTCAATGGCACAAACAACAATGCGCAGTGCCGTCGTTTGAACAAACGGACACTGCGCATCGCAAATCCAGAAAGAAAAGATAAATGTAAGTGCGCTACTTCTTTTTGCGTTTTTTCTTTTCCTGGCTGGCTTTGAGCAATTCGCCCAAGCTGCCCATGCCCGATCCACTGGACAGCGAATCACTCCACGAGGTTTCCGTTGCCTCAACGGCGACACCGGCAGGCACCAGTGAGATCCGTTTTTGCTCTTCATCGATCTTCTCAATGGTCACCGCCAGTTCCTGGCCTTCTTTCAAGACCTCGCGCGGATGATTGATCCGACGGCCTTCTCCCAACTTGGAGATATGAATCAAGCCGTCAATCCCCTCTTCCAGAGTGACGAATGCACCAAATTGCGCCATGCGGGAAACTTTGCCGGTGTGCTCACTGCCCACTGGGAAGTTATCGGTCACATTTTGCCACGGATCAGCCAAAGTATCGCGCAGACTGAACGAGAATTTG encodes the following:
- a CDS encoding radical SAM protein, producing MATPCQMMKKKSQHPCFGGDHKNSARIHLPVAPGCNIKCGFCERKFDCVNESRPGVTSRVLTPEQALERLELVLRHPVAGPKMKVVGIAGPGDPLANENTFKTFDLVRAAHPELTLCLSTNGLMLPENMERIKDLGIHSLTVTMNALSAQSGAQVYEWIHYQGKKLQGEAAAGFLLDKQLEGVELAAKAGMLVKINHVYMPGINDHETLDLAVTARKLGATMMNIIPLIPLGKFAGMEQPSKDEIDFIRSQAEQILSQARHCKQCRADAAGIIGQDLDLDQLKVSSA